The window ATCATTCCCCTTGAGACTGCGCAGGACCTATATAACGTGGGTAATTCAGTATCCTACATCTTTGCCGTGCCTGACGAGAGGGTGGATGCTGAGATGCTCTCCAAGCGCATCGAGTTAAGCGTAAAAGGCACAAGCACCCTTTCTCCAGGAGAACTTGAGGTGCAGGCAAAGCAGTCCTTCATGATTTTCAGCGTAATAACGATCAGCTCAGGGCTCCTTGCAGCAATCATAGGCGGACTCTGCGTGATGAATACGATGCTCATGTCCGTTGCAGAAAGGACGCGGGAATTCGGGATTTTGAAAGCCATAGGCGCAGAAACGCGGGACATCCTGCTCCTGACGCTCGGAGAGGCTTCATTCATGGGCTTATTGGGCGGAATTCTTGGAATCCTGGTTGGTGTTGTGGCTGTGTATGTCATGAATGCCTGGCTTGAAACGACAAGGATCGTCCTTTTCCTGATAACTCCGAGGCTTCTTATAATTGCCATGGTTTTTGCTCTGCTGATTGGCGCTCTTTCAGGGCTTTATCCAGCTTACAGGGCTTCAAAAATGAGTCCTATGGAGGCTTTGAAGCATGCCTGAAGAAAAAGATGGAGGGCCTGATGTCGGCAGAAAAATCCGGAACTGATAGACATAACGAAGGACAGAAAGTTATCATGCAGGTTGAAAACCTCTCCAAGACCTATATCCGGGGCAAGATCCCTATACATGCCCTTCTCTGCGCCTGCATAACCGTACGAAAAGGAGAGTTTCTTGCCATCATGGGACCTTCGGGTTCAGGGAAATCAACCCTTCTTGCTCTTATCGGCACGCTTGAAAAAGCCACGGACGGAAAGGTTATCCTTGACGGGACAGATCTGACTTCGGTACCTGAAAAACTGCTTCCCCGCGTGAGAAGAGAAAAAATAGGCTTTATTTTCCAGCACTATAACTTGATCCCTACACTTTCTGCCCTTGAAAACGTGGAACTTGCAATGCGCTTTTCCGGGGTGCCAAAAAAAGAGAGAAAAGAAAGGGCAAAATCCCTGCTTGAAGACCTTGGTCTGGGAGATCGCCTCAATCATAGGCCCTCAGAGCTGTCCGGGGGAGAGCAGCAGAGAGTTTCTATTGCCAGGGCACTTGCGAACAGGCCTGCTCTTATTCTTGCAGATGAACCAACCGGGGAGGTGGACAGTAAAACACGGGATTCCATTGTCCGTACATTCAAGGAGTTGAGTGAAAAGGGGCAGACAATTCTTGTGGTTACCCATGACCCTGAGGTCGCAAAGGAGTGTTCAAGGGTACTCAGGATCACGGACGGAGTTATTAATGATAATTAAAGGCAATATGGAAGAGAAAAGAAGCGAAGAGCAGAAAAAAGGAAAAGGAAAACAGGAAAAATAAAGAGAAATAAATTAGTGAAAAACCTTTAATAATTATTTTTGCCCTTCAAATTTCCTCTACTTCCCAGC is drawn from Methanosarcina lacustris Z-7289 and contains these coding sequences:
- a CDS encoding ABC transporter ATP-binding protein produces the protein MSAEKSGTDRHNEGQKVIMQVENLSKTYIRGKIPIHALLCACITVRKGEFLAIMGPSGSGKSTLLALIGTLEKATDGKVILDGTDLTSVPEKLLPRVRREKIGFIFQHYNLIPTLSALENVELAMRFSGVPKKERKERAKSLLEDLGLGDRLNHRPSELSGGEQQRVSIARALANRPALILADEPTGEVDSKTRDSIVRTFKELSEKGQTILVVTHDPEVAKECSRVLRITDGVINDN
- a CDS encoding ABC transporter permease, which produces MFDLIIRNITNRKVRSALTICGIALGIFAVIVMGAMSENFHQTFERSMSVTSDKIRVFAESGVFGGGLEDDKVSDVLRVAGVKDAYGLLMTTFDEDKMGMTGKQILGVPPEKSSVALNPVELKAGRFLNPGDSYSVVVGNNIKREYGLQVGSKFEIHDKYFTVVGILDYTGSIFDNAVIIPLETAQDLYNVGNSVSYIFAVPDERVDAEMLSKRIELSVKGTSTLSPGELEVQAKQSFMIFSVITISSGLLAAIIGGLCVMNTMLMSVAERTREFGILKAIGAETRDILLLTLGEASFMGLLGGILGILVGVVAVYVMNAWLETTRIVLFLITPRLLIIAMVFALLIGALSGLYPAYRASKMSPMEALKHA